A section of the Clostridia bacterium genome encodes:
- the ilvN gene encoding acetolactate synthase small subunit — MKHTLAVLVENRPGVLSRVAGLFARRGYNIESLVVGETEERTISRITLVVEGDDRVIEQVSKQLNKQVEVIKVQDITQEEIVERQMLLIKVAAGPEERQEILQLMDVFRSRIIDIGRRSLIVEATGDEGKIEAIIHSLRPFGIQELVRTGKVAMVRGSK; from the coding sequence GTGAAGCACACATTAGCCGTCTTAGTTGAAAATCGTCCGGGGGTTCTTTCTAGGGTAGCTGGGTTGTTTGCCCGCAGGGGCTATAATATTGAGAGCTTAGTGGTGGGAGAAACCGAGGAGCGAACCATTTCACGTATTACTTTGGTTGTAGAAGGTGATGATCGGGTTATTGAACAGGTAAGTAAACAATTGAATAAACAGGTAGAAGTAATTAAGGTACAAGACATTACCCAAGAGGAAATAGTGGAAAGACAAATGTTGTTAATTAAAGTGGCCGCCGGTCCTGAAGAAAGACAGGAAATATTGCAGTTAATGGATGTTTTTCGCAGTCGCATTATTGATATTGGTAGACGTTCGCTGATTGTGGAGGCTACGGGTGATGAAGGTAAAATTGAAGCAATTATTCATTCCTTGAGACCATTTGGCATTCAGGAATTGGTGAGAACTGGCAAAGTGGCCATGGTCCGAGGATCTAAATAA
- the ilvB gene encoding biosynthetic-type acetolactate synthase large subunit — protein MKSGAEILVESLLKEAVEVVFAYPGGAALEIFDVLGQTSEIRLVVTRNEQGAAHAASGYARVSKKPGVCLATSGPGATNLITGIATAYMDSIPLVVFTGQVPLKMIGTDAFQEVDITGISEPITKHNYLVKAAASIPRIVKEAFYIASSGRPGPVLIDLPKDVAQALAKAEVCEKINLRGYKPNLVGHQGQLKQIIKLLKEAKRPLICAGGGVLSAQAEEELLVLAEKLNIPVINTMMGLGSISREHPLALGMLGTYGLPEANLAVQTCDLFIALGMRFDDRVTGEVSKFAPQAKIIHLDIDSAEIGKNVAVDVPLVGDLKIVLQQLLADLPEEQKDNWWSLPEKKESISGLTFKKIMMVLNEFLDEKTIVTTDVGQHQVGAAQWLKIKKPRTFISSGGLGTMGYGIPAGIGAQIAAPEAVVLVLTGDGSFQMGLAELGTCLEENLPLKIILINNQALGMVKQLQDHYCQGRHTAVHFRRRPEFKYLAKAYGALSLTVEKAVDLREKINELLNRPGLGLLEIKVAAGENVYPVVLGGKGLEEMEWGDE, from the coding sequence ATGAAATCAGGTGCGGAAATTTTGGTGGAAAGCTTGCTAAAGGAAGCTGTGGAAGTAGTTTTTGCTTATCCGGGGGGAGCGGCTTTAGAAATTTTTGATGTTTTGGGGCAAACTTCCGAAATTCGTCTAGTAGTTACTCGTAATGAACAAGGTGCGGCACACGCTGCTAGTGGTTATGCCCGGGTAAGCAAAAAGCCGGGAGTTTGTCTAGCTACTTCAGGGCCAGGTGCTACAAATTTGATTACCGGGATTGCTACGGCTTATATGGATTCGATTCCTTTGGTTGTTTTTACTGGTCAAGTACCTTTGAAAATGATTGGTACTGACGCTTTTCAAGAAGTGGATATTACCGGAATTTCCGAACCGATTACCAAACATAATTATTTGGTAAAAGCAGCCGCGTCTATACCGCGAATTGTCAAGGAAGCCTTTTATATTGCGTCTAGTGGTAGACCAGGACCAGTACTCATTGATTTACCAAAAGATGTGGCCCAAGCTTTAGCCAAGGCTGAGGTTTGTGAAAAAATAAACTTACGTGGTTATAAGCCAAATTTGGTGGGACATCAGGGGCAGTTAAAACAGATTATTAAATTATTAAAGGAAGCAAAACGCCCCTTGATTTGTGCCGGTGGTGGGGTTTTAAGTGCTCAGGCAGAAGAAGAATTGCTTGTTTTGGCTGAAAAACTAAATATTCCAGTGATAAATACAATGATGGGACTAGGCAGTATATCCCGTGAACATCCATTAGCTTTAGGAATGTTGGGAACCTATGGCTTACCGGAAGCTAATTTGGCTGTACAGACATGTGATTTATTTATTGCCTTAGGTATGCGTTTTGATGATCGGGTGACTGGGGAAGTAAGTAAATTTGCACCTCAGGCTAAAATTATTCATTTAGATATTGATAGTGCGGAAATTGGTAAAAATGTGGCTGTTGATGTGCCTTTGGTTGGTGATTTAAAAATTGTTCTACAGCAGCTGTTAGCTGATTTGCCTGAGGAGCAAAAAGATAATTGGTGGTCATTACCTGAAAAAAAGGAGTCCATATCAGGTTTAACTTTTAAAAAAATTATGATGGTCTTAAATGAATTTTTGGATGAGAAAACAATTGTGACTACTGATGTGGGGCAACATCAAGTTGGTGCTGCACAGTGGTTAAAAATTAAAAAACCACGTACCTTTATTAGTTCTGGTGGTTTAGGAACGATGGGTTATGGTATACCTGCCGGAATTGGGGCTCAAATAGCAGCACCGGAAGCTGTGGTACTAGTGCTTACTGGGGATGGTAGTTTTCAAATGGGTCTGGCAGAATTGGGTACCTGTTTAGAAGAAAATTTACCTTTAAAAATTATTTTGATCAATAACCAGGCTTTGGGAATGGTAAAACAATTACAAGATCATTATTGTCAGGGCAGACATACTGCGGTTCATTTTCGCCGCCGACCTGAGTTTAAATATTTAGCTAAGGCTTATGGGGCCTTAAGTTTAACTGTGGAAAAAGCTGTTGATTTAAGGGAAAAAATTAATGAATTGCTCAATAGACCGGGTTTAGGTTTACTGGAAATAAAAGTGGCGGCTGGGGAAAATGTTTATCCTGTAGTTTTGGGAGGTAAAGGTTTGGAAGAAATGGAATGGGGTGATGAGTAA
- a CDS encoding 3-isopropylmalate dehydratase small subunit: MSLKGRVWLVGDDVDTDLIIAARHLNRSEAQYLAEHCLENVIPNLFREIEKGDVLVAGKNFGCGSSREHAPVALKAIGFSCILAESFARIFYRNAINIGLPVITIAGIRQYLRQGSLLEIKPQTGEIKDLTCGKTYQGEAFPSFMLEILRAGGAIPYVQRQVKKVD; the protein is encoded by the coding sequence ATGAGTTTAAAAGGTCGAGTTTGGTTAGTGGGTGATGATGTAGATACTGATTTAATTATTGCGGCTCGTCATTTAAATCGCAGTGAAGCCCAATATTTAGCTGAACATTGTTTGGAAAATGTTATTCCTAATTTGTTCCGGGAAATCGAAAAAGGTGATGTTTTAGTTGCTGGTAAAAATTTTGGCTGTGGCAGTTCGCGTGAACATGCTCCTGTAGCTTTAAAAGCGATAGGATTTAGCTGTATTTTGGCGGAAAGTTTTGCCCGTATTTTTTACCGTAATGCAATTAATATTGGCCTGCCGGTAATTACGATTGCGGGGATTAGACAATATTTAAGACAAGGTTCGCTTTTGGAAATCAAGCCGCAAACAGGTGAAATTAAAGATTTAACATGTGGAAAAACATATCAAGGTGAAGCCTTTCCTTCATTTATGTTGGAAATTTTAAGGGCTGGGGGGGCTATTCCTTATGTACAAAGGCAGGTGAAAAAGGTTGATTAA
- a CDS encoding D-aminoacylase, producing the protein MLTRREFLAYLGILGAAVVLPVKIVENEREIKKAQAAKPVDCDWVIENVFLIDGSGNPGFPGKLAVKDDKIVASGDFLVSETVEVIAGHGYILAPGFIDVHTHTEDYFLSGGEMSPFLSQGVTLQIGGNCGRSPRDLKDFFQRVPEMQINYGSLMGYATLRQMVWGRDCPEKATLQAINQMQNYLAKALEDGAVGLSIGLEYWPQTYASTEEVIALCEVLKEKGGFYATHIRSEYDRVLEALEEAIEIGFQAGVPVQYSHLKAGFKRNWSKVPRILEMLSEAEADGLDIRADFYGYTYSSTDVGRKVFQHSMSAENLELAAVHPLTFFASDAGIHAGGRAIHPRAYGNIPRILRWFVREKGLLTWEKAIAKLTSQPARRLNLKRRGLLKEGYQADLVLFDPETITDKATREKTNIFSEGVKKVWVNGKLAWADGENLHPNSGQKILNKKLVV; encoded by the coding sequence ATGTTGACCCGGCGGGAATTTTTGGCTTATCTGGGGATCTTAGGTGCAGCAGTGGTTTTACCGGTTAAAATAGTGGAAAATGAGCGGGAAATAAAAAAAGCACAGGCGGCAAAACCTGTGGATTGTGATTGGGTAATTGAAAATGTTTTTTTGATAGATGGTTCGGGTAATCCTGGTTTCCCGGGTAAATTGGCAGTTAAAGATGACAAAATTGTGGCTAGCGGGGATTTTTTGGTTAGTGAAACTGTGGAAGTGATTGCCGGACATGGTTATATTTTGGCTCCAGGTTTTATAGATGTACATACACATACTGAAGACTATTTTTTAAGTGGTGGTGAGATGAGTCCTTTTTTATCACAAGGTGTCACTCTGCAAATTGGCGGAAATTGCGGACGTTCACCGCGTGATTTAAAGGACTTTTTTCAAAGAGTACCTGAAATGCAGATTAATTATGGTTCATTAATGGGGTATGCTACTTTACGGCAAATGGTTTGGGGACGGGATTGTCCTGAGAAGGCTACACTACAAGCAATAAATCAGATGCAAAACTATTTGGCTAAGGCCTTGGAAGATGGGGCTGTGGGACTTTCCATCGGCTTAGAATATTGGCCTCAGACTTATGCTTCTACAGAAGAAGTGATTGCTTTATGTGAAGTACTTAAAGAAAAGGGAGGTTTTTATGCTACCCATATACGCAGTGAATATGACCGGGTTTTAGAGGCTCTTGAGGAAGCCATTGAAATCGGTTTTCAAGCAGGGGTTCCGGTACAATATAGTCATTTAAAAGCAGGTTTTAAACGGAATTGGTCTAAAGTACCTCGAATTCTGGAAATGCTCAGTGAAGCTGAGGCAGATGGTTTAGATATTAGGGCTGATTTTTATGGTTATACATATTCTAGTACTGATGTTGGTCGGAAAGTGTTTCAGCATTCGATGAGTGCTGAAAACCTAGAATTAGCGGCAGTACATCCTTTAACCTTTTTTGCCAGTGATGCCGGTATTCATGCCGGGGGTAGGGCCATTCATCCGCGTGCTTATGGTAATATTCCGCGAATTTTGCGATGGTTTGTACGCGAAAAGGGTTTACTTACTTGGGAAAAAGCGATCGCTAAATTAACCTCCCAGCCAGCCCGCAGGTTAAATTTAAAGAGGCGAGGTTTATTAAAAGAAGGTTATCAAGCTGATTTGGTACTGTTTGATCCGGAAACGATTACAGATAAGGCTACTAGGGAAAAAACTAATATTTTTTCCGAAGGTGTAAAAAAAGTATGGGTAAATGGTAAATTAGCTTGGGCTGATGGAGAAAATCTGCATCCAAATAGTGGGCAAAAAATTTTAAATAAAAAACTTGTTGTTTAA
- a CDS encoding 2-isopropylmalate synthase, producing the protein MSDSRIFIFDTTLRDGEQSPGVNLNMEEKLILAKQLAKLGVDVLEAGFPIASSGDFKAVQQIAREVKGPVITALARAHEKDIRAAYEAIKEAEKPRIHTFLATSEIHMRKKLQKTAVEVKEMAVRAVKLAKSLVADVEFSAEDASRSELPFLCEVITAVIAAGATVINIPDTVGYALPWEFGEFIGALKKGVPNIEQAVISVHCHNDLGMAVANSLAAVRNGARQIEVAVNGIGERAGNASLEEVVMALYTRRNSLGFTTGIKTREIYRTSRLVSTLTGMAVQPNKAIVGKNAFAHESGIHQDGVLKERTTYEIMNPEMLGISSPKLVLGKHSGRHAFQVQLKEWGYFLEGEALERAFREFKELTDRKKEVLEEDLLILLDSNLLDKGEDCYELEHLQLTAGTKISATATVGLKIKGILKEEAACAGGPVEATYQAIEKLVSLPVKLESYSISAVTEGKDAQGEVIVRVSFDGNIYLGRGLSVDIIEASARAYLNALNKIVRQFPQLVEVGEV; encoded by the coding sequence ATGAGTGATTCCAGAATTTTTATTTTTGATACTACTTTAAGGGATGGAGAACAATCACCGGGTGTTAATTTAAATATGGAGGAAAAACTTATTTTAGCCAAACAATTGGCTAAATTAGGGGTTGATGTTTTGGAAGCTGGTTTTCCGATTGCTTCTAGTGGAGATTTTAAAGCTGTGCAGCAGATTGCACGAGAAGTAAAAGGACCGGTGATTACTGCTTTGGCTCGGGCACATGAAAAGGATATTCGGGCAGCCTATGAGGCGATAAAAGAAGCAGAAAAACCCCGTATCCATACTTTTTTAGCTACCTCTGAAATTCATATGCGTAAAAAATTACAAAAAACCGCCGTAGAGGTAAAGGAAATGGCTGTACGTGCAGTTAAATTAGCTAAAAGTTTAGTAGCTGATGTGGAGTTTTCCGCCGAAGATGCTTCTCGCAGTGAATTACCATTTTTATGTGAGGTGATTACTGCGGTAATTGCTGCTGGAGCCACGGTAATAAATATTCCAGATACTGTGGGTTATGCTCTGCCTTGGGAATTTGGTGAATTTATTGGGGCTCTAAAAAAAGGGGTGCCTAATATTGAGCAAGCAGTAATTAGTGTTCATTGTCATAATGATTTGGGTATGGCGGTAGCTAATTCTTTGGCAGCAGTACGTAATGGGGCCCGACAAATTGAAGTAGCGGTAAATGGTATTGGGGAGCGGGCTGGTAATGCTTCTTTAGAAGAAGTAGTGATGGCTCTTTATACACGGCGGAATAGTTTAGGATTTACGACCGGAATTAAGACACGGGAAATTTATCGTACTAGCCGCTTGGTAAGTACTTTGACCGGGATGGCGGTACAGCCTAATAAGGCTATTGTGGGTAAAAATGCTTTTGCTCATGAATCTGGTATTCATCAAGATGGTGTTTTAAAAGAAAGGACTACTTATGAAATTATGAATCCGGAAATGCTGGGAATTAGTTCACCTAAACTTGTTTTGGGTAAACATTCTGGAAGACATGCTTTTCAGGTACAATTAAAGGAATGGGGTTATTTTTTGGAAGGGGAAGCATTAGAACGTGCTTTTCGGGAATTTAAAGAATTAACTGATCGTAAAAAGGAAGTTTTGGAAGAGGATTTATTAATTTTATTGGATAGTAATTTACTGGATAAAGGTGAAGATTGTTATGAATTAGAGCATTTACAACTTACCGCAGGTACAAAAATTTCAGCTACAGCTACTGTAGGTTTAAAAATTAAAGGTATTTTAAAAGAGGAGGCGGCTTGTGCAGGTGGTCCGGTAGAGGCTACTTATCAAGCAATTGAAAAATTAGTGTCCCTGCCGGTTAAATTAGAGTCTTATAGTATTAGTGCAGTTACTGAGGGTAAAGATGCACAGGGTGAAGTAATTGTGCGTGTTTCCTTTGATGGGAACATTTATTTGGGTCGTGGTTTGAGTGTGGATATTATCGAGGCTAGTGCACGGGCTTATCTTAATGCTTTAAATAAAATTGTGCGGCAGTTTCCGCAATTGGTAGAAGTGGGGGAAGTGTGA
- the leuB gene encoding 3-isopropylmalate dehydrogenase: protein MIKLVVLPGDGIGPEVTEQALEILNVVAEKYDLNIVKEKGLLGGAAIRESGEPFPQATRNLVAASDAVFLGAVGDPQFDHPESKVRPEMGLLALRKFLGVYANLRPVKCWPQLIEQSPFKKERLKGVDLLIVRELTGGAYFGAKGRKKDFAYDTIEYSDVEIRRIVKAGFKLAQKRRKKLTSVDKANVMETSRLWRKIVLEEAAAYPDVVLNHLYVDNCAMQLCLNPGQFDVLVTENTFGDILSDQASVLGGSLGMLPSASLGDGPALYEPVHGSAPDLAGQDKANPLAAILSLAMFLEMTANCPAGARDIENAVENVLDQGWRTADIYENGCFCVGTRLMTEKIKEVLLKSR, encoded by the coding sequence TTGATTAAACTAGTTGTTTTGCCTGGTGATGGTATCGGACCAGAAGTAACTGAGCAGGCTTTGGAAATTTTAAATGTAGTAGCAGAAAAATATGATTTGAACATAGTTAAAGAAAAGGGGCTTCTCGGTGGTGCAGCTATTAGGGAAAGTGGGGAGCCATTTCCGCAGGCTACTCGGAATTTGGTAGCTGCAAGTGATGCTGTTTTTCTGGGGGCGGTAGGTGATCCCCAATTTGATCATCCGGAAAGTAAAGTAAGGCCGGAAATGGGTCTACTTGCCTTGCGAAAATTTTTGGGGGTATATGCCAATTTGCGGCCTGTTAAATGTTGGCCGCAATTAATTGAGCAGTCGCCTTTTAAAAAAGAAAGGTTAAAAGGTGTAGATTTATTAATTGTGCGTGAACTTACTGGAGGAGCCTATTTTGGGGCTAAAGGTAGAAAAAAGGATTTTGCTTATGATACGATTGAGTATAGTGATGTAGAAATCAGAAGAATTGTGAAGGCTGGTTTTAAGTTAGCTCAAAAAAGAAGAAAAAAATTAACTTCTGTTGATAAAGCCAATGTCATGGAAACTTCACGTTTGTGGCGTAAAATTGTTTTAGAAGAAGCTGCAGCTTATCCGGATGTTGTTCTGAATCATTTATATGTAGATAATTGTGCTATGCAGCTTTGTTTAAACCCTGGACAATTTGATGTTTTGGTTACGGAAAATACTTTTGGTGATATCCTTTCTGATCAGGCCTCTGTTTTGGGTGGTTCTTTGGGCATGCTGCCTTCAGCAAGTTTAGGTGATGGTCCGGCTTTATATGAACCGGTACATGGTTCGGCACCAGATTTGGCTGGGCAGGATAAGGCTAACCCTCTAGCTGCTATTTTATCACTAGCTATGTTTTTGGAAATGACCGCTAACTGTCCTGCAGGTGCTCGGGATATTGAAAATGCCGTGGAAAATGTTTTAGACCAAGGTTGGAGAACCGCAGACATTTACGAAAATGGCTGTTTTTGTGTAGGCACAAGATTAATGACTGAAAAAATAAAGGAGGTGCTTTTAAAAAGCAGGTAA
- a CDS encoding D-alanyl-D-alanine carboxypeptidase, whose amino-acid sequence MRKIIITLVVLAGFFLLGYQVALLNTPTVLNENYYCPQLCVWERQSQTIKLAAEENKKIYPASLTKIMTAIVALEEIADLDELVVVDVATYQKMVAKNASLAGFYGREKVTYRDLLYGALLSSGGEAANSLAVNLAGSVENFVDLMNEKAEFLGLENTYFVNPEGLDDPGQYSTAHDLARLLDFALNNEFFREIITTKTYLSTPTLDHPQGLLLQSTVLTLLEDVNQEGFRILGGKSGTTSQAGECWAILAEKNGREYICVAMGGAIQNWPNTGTGPRDDCLRLLKKLN is encoded by the coding sequence ATGCGTAAAATAATTATCACTTTAGTGGTTTTGGCTGGGTTTTTTCTTTTGGGTTATCAAGTAGCCTTATTAAATACACCTACTGTTTTAAATGAAAATTACTACTGCCCCCAGTTGTGTGTTTGGGAGCGGCAAAGTCAAACTATAAAACTGGCGGCTGAGGAAAATAAAAAAATATATCCTGCTTCTTTAACTAAAATTATGACTGCAATTGTGGCTTTAGAAGAGATCGCGGATTTGGATGAATTGGTAGTAGTGGATGTGGCTACTTATCAAAAGATGGTAGCTAAAAATGCTTCTTTGGCTGGTTTCTATGGACGTGAAAAAGTAACTTATCGGGACTTACTTTATGGTGCTTTATTAAGTTCGGGGGGAGAGGCAGCGAACTCTTTAGCAGTTAATTTAGCAGGTAGTGTGGAAAATTTTGTGGATTTAATGAATGAAAAGGCTGAGTTTTTAGGTTTAGAAAATACTTATTTTGTTAATCCAGAGGGACTAGATGATCCCGGGCAATATTCTACAGCTCATGATTTAGCAAGATTATTGGATTTTGCCTTAAATAATGAATTTTTTCGGGAAATTATAACTACAAAAACTTATCTCAGCACACCTACATTGGATCATCCTCAAGGCTTACTCTTACAGTCCACAGTGCTGACACTTTTGGAAGATGTTAATCAAGAAGGCTTTCGAATTTTAGGTGGTAAATCTGGTACTACTTCTCAGGCTGGTGAATGTTGGGCTATTTTGGCTGAAAAAAATGGTCGCGAATATATTTGTGTGGCCATGGGTGGAGCTATTCAAAATTGGCCTAATACAGGTACTGGTCCGCGTGATGATTGTTTACGATTATTAAAAAAACTTAATTAA
- the leuC gene encoding 3-isopropylmalate dehydratase large subunit, with product MTITEKILAAHAGLDQVKAGDLIQAKLDLVLANDITGPLAIKEFNKIGVEKVFDREKIVLIPDHFAPAKDIASAEQCLLLKNFAEEQNLLHYYEVGRCGIEHCFLPERGLISPGDLIIGADSHTCTYGALGAFSTGVGSTDLAVGMAKGELWFRVPETIKVIFKGKPRNPWVSGKDYILALIGEIGVSGARYQALEFCGEAIEDLSLDGRFTMANMAIEAGAKNGIMVADEKTKEYLVSRTSRTGKIYESDPQANYSRIIEIEVTNMEPLVAFPHLPSNVQPVEKGREIKLDQVVIGSCTNGRWEDLEVAARILRKREVHPRVRVIVIPGTQELYLRAVKEGLVEIFIQAGAVVSTPTCGPCLGGYMGILARGERAVATTNRNFVGRMGDPQSEVYLSNPAVAAASAILGRIASPEEVE from the coding sequence ATGACAATAACTGAAAAAATTTTGGCGGCACATGCCGGATTAGATCAGGTTAAAGCTGGTGATTTAATTCAGGCTAAATTGGATCTGGTATTAGCCAATGATATTACTGGCCCTTTAGCTATTAAGGAATTTAATAAAATTGGGGTAGAAAAGGTTTTCGACCGGGAAAAAATTGTTTTAATTCCTGATCATTTTGCACCTGCTAAGGATATTGCTTCAGCAGAACAGTGTTTATTATTAAAGAATTTTGCCGAGGAGCAAAATCTTTTACATTATTACGAAGTGGGACGTTGTGGAATTGAACACTGTTTTTTACCGGAAAGGGGTTTGATTTCTCCTGGTGATTTGATTATTGGGGCTGATTCCCATACCTGTACTTATGGGGCTTTGGGTGCTTTTTCTACAGGTGTGGGTAGTACTGATTTAGCGGTAGGTATGGCTAAGGGAGAACTTTGGTTTAGGGTTCCGGAAACCATTAAAGTAATTTTTAAAGGTAAACCGCGTAATCCTTGGGTAAGTGGTAAAGATTATATTTTGGCCTTAATTGGGGAGATTGGGGTTTCTGGGGCACGTTATCAGGCTTTGGAATTTTGTGGGGAGGCTATTGAAGATTTGTCTTTAGATGGACGTTTTACCATGGCTAATATGGCCATTGAAGCTGGGGCGAAAAATGGGATTATGGTAGCTGATGAAAAAACCAAGGAATATTTGGTTTCTCGTACTTCACGGACAGGTAAGATTTATGAAAGTGATCCCCAGGCCAATTACAGCCGCATTATTGAAATTGAGGTAACAAATATGGAGCCCTTGGTAGCTTTTCCGCATTTGCCGTCTAATGTTCAGCCTGTGGAAAAAGGACGGGAAATTAAGCTTGATCAGGTGGTAATCGGTTCTTGTACTAATGGTCGCTGGGAAGATTTAGAAGTAGCGGCTAGAATTTTACGTAAGCGGGAAGTTCATCCACGTGTACGAGTAATTGTTATTCCTGGTACTCAAGAACTTTATTTGCGGGCTGTAAAAGAGGGTTTAGTGGAAATCTTTATACAGGCTGGTGCGGTGGTCAGTACACCTACCTGTGGCCCTTGTTTAGGTGGTTATATGGGGATTTTGGCACGGGGAGAAAGAGCGGTGGCTACAACTAATCGAAATTTTGTGGGCCGGATGGGAGACCCGCAGAGTGAAGTTTATTTGAGTAATCCGGCTGTGGCCGCGGCTTCCGCCATTTTGGGGAGAATTGCTTCACCTGAGGAGGTGGAATAA
- a CDS encoding diguanylate cyclase: MKVLVAEDSRYYQKILKDILNKWGYTVVVANNGAEAIGKLSEENGPKLAIVDWVMPYIDGLEVCRKTRQMQERGYIYLILLTINADKEDVIKGLEAGADDYIIKPFNEMELKFRLKTGERIIRLEDQIMQLALTDSLTGLLNRRAFIDRLDGELERYKRLGAPLSLIMADLDDFKKVNDNYGHLVGDEVLKGVAKCFVDSLRKYDFVGRYGGEEFIICLPGVKTKQAVLVAERLRINMRDLVVYKDKKPLKLKLTSSFGVSSLGEDIFDIHTLTKKADEALYLAKKKGKNRVESYQCGTENA, translated from the coding sequence TTGAAGGTTTTAGTAGCAGAGGATAGTCGTTATTATCAAAAAATATTAAAAGATATTTTAAACAAATGGGGCTATACTGTTGTTGTGGCCAATAATGGTGCTGAAGCTATTGGAAAATTAAGTGAGGAAAATGGACCCAAATTGGCAATTGTTGATTGGGTAATGCCTTATATTGATGGGTTAGAAGTATGTAGGAAAACTCGTCAAATGCAGGAAAGAGGTTATATTTATCTAATTTTGTTAACTATTAATGCTGATAAAGAAGATGTAATAAAAGGTTTAGAAGCTGGGGCTGATGATTATATTATTAAGCCCTTTAATGAAATGGAATTAAAGTTTCGTTTAAAAACCGGGGAGAGAATTATTAGGTTAGAGGATCAAATTATGCAGTTAGCTTTAACCGATTCTTTGACCGGTCTTTTAAATCGGCGTGCTTTTATTGATCGCTTGGATGGTGAATTAGAACGTTATAAGCGGTTAGGGGCTCCACTTTCTTTAATTATGGCTGATTTGGATGATTTTAAAAAAGTTAATGATAATTATGGTCATTTAGTTGGTGATGAAGTTTTAAAAGGTGTAGCTAAATGTTTTGTGGATTCTTTACGCAAATATGATTTTGTGGGTCGTTATGGTGGTGAGGAATTCATTATTTGCCTTCCGGGTGTAAAAACTAAACAAGCGGTCTTGGTTGCAGAAAGATTGCGTATTAATATGCGGGATTTAGTTGTTTATAAAGATAAAAAACCCCTTAAGCTTAAGCTTACTTCTAGTTTTGGTGTTTCTTCATTGGGTGAAGATATTTTTGATATTCATACTTTAACGAAAAAAGCGGATGAAGCTTTATATTTAGCCAAAAAGAAGGGTAAAAATCGGGTAGAATCATATCAGTGTGGTACGGAAAATGCGTAA
- the ilvC gene encoding ketol-acid reductoisomerase — MAKMFYDGDADLKNLAGKTVAVLGYGSQGHAQAQNLQDSGVKVIIGLRQGSKSWSQAEKDGFQVFSVAEAVSQAEVIQILLPDEKQSVVYRQEIEPNLKPGDALVFSHGFNIHYGQIVPPAEIDVFMIAPKGPGHMVRRLYQEGIGIPGLVAVYQDASGKAMDLALAYAKGVGCTRAGAVLTTFKEETETDLFGEQCVLCGGLTELIRAGFDTLVKAGYQPELAYFEVCHELKLIIDLIYEGGIANMRYSISDTAEYGDLVTGSRIITEETRKEMQKVLKEIQEGTFAKRWILENQAGRPEYNALRKRDAAHGLEKVGAELRAKMPWLKK; from the coding sequence ATGGCAAAGATGTTTTATGATGGGGATGCAGATTTAAAAAATTTAGCGGGAAAAACAGTGGCGGTACTTGGTTATGGCAGCCAAGGACACGCCCAAGCTCAAAATTTACAGGATAGTGGTGTCAAGGTAATTATTGGTTTGCGACAAGGAAGTAAGTCTTGGTCACAGGCGGAAAAAGATGGTTTTCAGGTTTTTTCGGTTGCGGAGGCTGTTTCTCAGGCTGAGGTTATTCAAATTTTACTACCTGATGAAAAACAGTCTGTAGTTTATCGGCAGGAAATTGAACCGAATTTAAAGCCTGGAGATGCTTTAGTTTTTTCTCACGGATTTAATATTCATTATGGTCAGATTGTGCCACCAGCTGAAATTGATGTTTTTATGATTGCACCTAAAGGCCCGGGTCATATGGTACGAAGATTATATCAAGAGGGGATTGGTATTCCTGGTTTAGTAGCTGTTTATCAGGATGCAAGTGGTAAAGCTATGGATTTGGCTTTGGCCTATGCCAAAGGTGTAGGTTGTACACGTGCTGGAGCGGTACTTACTACTTTTAAAGAAGAAACGGAAACAGATTTATTTGGTGAACAATGTGTTTTATGTGGTGGTTTAACAGAATTGATTAGAGCTGGTTTTGATACTTTAGTGAAAGCAGGTTATCAGCCTGAATTGGCTTATTTTGAAGTCTGCCATGAATTAAAATTAATTATTGATTTGATTTATGAAGGTGGTATAGCTAATATGCGTTATTCGATTAGTGATACCGCCGAATATGGTGATTTGGTTACTGGTAGTCGGATCATCACTGAAGAAACAAGAAAAGAAATGCAAAAGGTGTTAAAGGAAATTCAGGAAGGTACTTTTGCCAAACGCTGGATTTTGGAAAATCAAGCAGGTAGACCTGAATACAATGCACTGAGAAAAAGGGATGCAGCTCATGGTTTGGAAAAGGTAGGGGCAGAATTAAGAGCAAAAATGCCTTGGTTGAAAAAGTAA